AGAAGAGAACTGCACGGGCTGCGAGTGGTGCGTGGACGTGTGTCCCTTCGATTGCATCGAGATGGTGCGGCCCGAGAACCCCTCGGAGTTCTTCGCCGTGGCCCGGGTCACCCGCCCCAAGGACTGTGTGGCCTGCAAGCTTTGCGAAGAGGTCTGCGTCCAGAAGGACGCGATCGTCATCCTCTGGCCGGACGGCTCCTACGCGGAGCACATCGGCGTGGACGTCCGGACCACCTACCTGGGACACGATCGGATGGTCGAGGAGGACCCCAAGCCGGCCCTCCGATCCTGAACCGGGTTCCGTTTCCCCTTTCCCGGGCGGAGTGAAACCTCCGCGGCACGATGCAGTACATAGCCGCGGAGGTGCAGCCATGTTCGAGAAGGGAAGCGTGGCCGAGCCCCCGGGACTCCTGGGCGCGGTTCCGCCGGACGTCGCGGCGTTCAGCCGCCGGGGGACCGGCCGGCCCGTCAACGAAGACGGATATCTCGCCCTGACGGCTCCGGCGCCGGTTCTGGCGGTGGCCGACGGCGTCGGCGGCCGTCCGGGAGGAGCCCGGGCGAGCGACCTGGTCGTGCGCGCGCTGCGCCGCCACGTCGAGCAGCGCGTCCCCGCCGGGGCGCACCCCGAAGCGGTCTTCGAGGGCGCGATCGAGTGGGCCCGACGGGCGCTGGCGCGGGTCGCCCGCTCCTGTCCGGAGCTCGCCCGCATGGGGACGACGCTTACGGCGGCGCTCGCCCGGGGACGATCGCTCGTCGTGGCCCATTTGGGGGACAGCCGCTGCTACCGCCTGCGGAATTCCCGCCTGGAACGGCTTACCCGGGATCACACGCTCGCGGAGTTCTTCGTGGAGCGCGGCATCCTGTCCCCCGAGCGGGCGTCCCGTTCCCGCTGGAAGCACGCGCTCATCCGGGTTCTGAACGCCCGCGGCGAAGAGGTTCGGCCGGATCTTCTCCGGGAGGAAATCCTGGCCGGCGACATGCTTCTCTTGGCGACCGACGGATTGGTCGAGGCCTTGGGAGAGGGGCGGATCGAGGAGATCCTGCAGGAGGCCCGCTCGGCGGCCGAGGCCTGCGGGAGGTTCGTGCGGGAGGTTGAAACGGCCGCCGCGTCGGACGACGCGACGGCCGTGGTCGCGCGTTTTCCGGGAGGAGCTTGAGCGCCTCCGTCAGACCGTGCACAGCTCGCAGGCCGCGCGCGCCAGGGCCCGCCGGACGCGGTCCAGGATCGACGGCAGGTCCATCCATCGCGCCGGGCCCTCCATCGCGGCGCCCGGCTCGCACAGGATCCGGTAGTGCGGGGGGTTCGCGCGGCGCTGGAGGAGCAGGACCGGCGCCTCCGGCGCGATGCTCTTGATCCGGCCGAGCGTCCGCGCTCCCGCGGCGTCCCCTTCCGGGACCGACAGGAGGACGAGTCCGGGCTTGCGCTCCGCCACGAACTGCAGCGCCGCCCTCCCGTGAGCGAGCGTCGCGGTCGGATACCCCGCTCGATCCAACGCCTGATAGAGATTCGCCCGGGATTCCGGGCTGTCGTCCACGACGAGAACGACGGGTCTTTCGTGCGTCCTCATGGGACCTCCTTCCGACAAGGAAACATCTCCTTCCATCCCTCCTTGTACGACACGCCGGTGGAGCGGGTTACCTCGGCGGACGCGCGCCGTGGAGAAAAGTCCAGCAGGCGCGCCGGCTCCCGGACCAGACGCAGGAGCGGGCCGAGCATGTCCTCGCCCGGCCGGACGCCCGGCGTGCCGTACCAGAGGCCCGAGCGTTCCATGTCGCGGACGACGGCGTCGTTGAGCCACGCGTCCGGCGGAGCCGGCGGGTCGTCCGGCGGCGGAACGGCGAGCGCGGAAGCCGCCGGCAGCATCACGGTCAGGATGAAGGTTTTCATCGATCGCTCCTTTCGGTTCTACGCGCAGTAGCGCTTCACGACGCGGAGGAGATCTTCCGGGGAGATGGGCTTGTGAAGAATCGCCTGGAAGAGCCCGCTTTCCTCCGTGCTCAAAGGGTCGGCCGTCGTGGCCACGATCGGGAGGGCGGACCATTTCGAGGTCCGGCGGAGCGCGCGGACCAGGTCGCGCCCGTCCATCACGGGCATCCGAAGATCCAGAAGGACCAGGCACGGTGCGGCGCCGTCCTGAAGACGCTCCAGGGCGTCCCGCCCGTGAGCGGCTTCGACGACGCGGTATCCTTCCTGTCGCAGGAGTTTCGCCACGAAACGGCGGGCTGCGGGGTCATCCTCGACGACCAGGATTCGCCGGGGGGATGGCGTTCGCATACTCCCTCCTTTCTCCGGCCTTCGCGGGGCCGTGGATCGGACGGGAACATCCGGGATTCCATCGCGGGAGTATGTACGCCGGCTTGGGCGGTCGGTTACGCGAGCCTTGCGCCGGGGGCCCGCGGAACCTATAAAAGGGAGTCATGCGCAACCAGACGGAGATTCTTGGGGACGATGTTTCCTTCCACACCACGTCCTGGACCCTCGTGCGTTCGGCCGGGAATCTCGAGTCGCTCGACGCGCTCATCCGGATCTATTGGAAGCCGCTGTACTTTTTCGTCCGGCAGCGCGGGTACGACAACGAGACGGCCAAGGACATCGTCCAGGAGTTCCTCGCCGTGCTGCTGGAGCGAAACGCCTTCGCCAAGGCCGACCCCGGCCGCGGCCGCTTCCGCACGTTTCTTCTGGCCGCGCTGAGCAACTTCCTGAAGGACTACTCCAAGTCCGCCTCCCGCCATAAACGCGGGGGAGGGCAGTCCATTCTTTCCCTGGACTTCGAAAGCGGCGAATCCGAGTACCGACTGGAGGTCGCGGCGGGAGAGACGCCCGAGAATGTGCTCAACCGCGCCTGGGCGCGCAACCTGTGGAGGCAGGCGCTTTCGGATCTCAAGGGGGATCCGGCCCACCTGGAGGCGTTCCGGCTTTACCTCCAGGACGTCGATTACGCGACGATCTCCGCGCGGACGGGGCTTTCGAAGTCGGCGGCCAAGGTCGCGGTCCACCGGCTCAAGGGGCAGCTGCGCGATCTCGTCACTCGCTACATCGGCGCAACGGCGTCGAATCCGGAGGAAATGCGGGCGGAGATCACCGAGTTTCTGGAGCTCCTCGGTTCCAGCCCGCCCAAGGCGCCCGCGTGAACGGCAGGCTACCCCCTGTATTGACCCCGCGAGGGTTTCGCGATTAGAATTCCGGACGATGCCGCTGTTCGAGTATCTCTGCGGTCGGTGCGAGCGCCGGTTCGAGCGCTTGGTCCGCTCGGCGGACGCGCCGGCGGAGTGTCCCCAGTGCGGCTCCCGGGACACGCGGCGGCTTTTCTCGGTCTTCGGGATCAACCTCGGCGCCCCCCCGGAGCAGCCGCCCGCGGGCCTGTGCAACTGCGGGGCCGGCGGATGCGCCATTTGCAGCGCCAAGGTCCAGTGAAGGGGGGAGGTCCCCCGAGAGGGGCCCGCCCATGAACCCGCCTTCCCCCGTCCGCTGGTTCGACTGGACGGACGAGGCTTTCCGCAAGGCGCAGGCGGAGGACAAGCCGGTGGTCCTCACCCTGCATGCCGAGTGGTGCCATGGGTGCCATGTCATGGACCAGTCCGGCTACGGCGACCCGGAGATCGCCGAAATCCTCAACCGAGACTACGTCCCGATCCGCGTGGACACCGACCGCCGGCCCGACATCCACGAGCGCTACACGATGGGCGGCTGGCCGACCGTGGCGTTTCTGACTCCCGAAGGAGACCTCCTGGGCGGGACCACGTACGTT
This genomic interval from Planctomycetota bacterium contains the following:
- a CDS encoding response regulator, with the protein product MRTHERPVVLVVDDSPESRANLYQALDRAGYPTATLAHGRAALQFVAERKPGLVLLSVPEGDAAGARTLGRIKSIAPEAPVLLLQRRANPPHYRILCEPGAAMEGPARWMDLPSILDRVRRALARAACELCTV
- a CDS encoding zinc ribbon domain-containing protein: MPLFEYLCGRCERRFERLVRSADAPAECPQCGSRDTRRLFSVFGINLGAPPEQPPAGLCNCGAGGCAICSAKVQ
- a CDS encoding sigma-70 family RNA polymerase sigma factor, whose protein sequence is MRNQTEILGDDVSFHTTSWTLVRSAGNLESLDALIRIYWKPLYFFVRQRGYDNETAKDIVQEFLAVLLERNAFAKADPGRGRFRTFLLAALSNFLKDYSKSASRHKRGGGQSILSLDFESGESEYRLEVAAGETPENVLNRAWARNLWRQALSDLKGDPAHLEAFRLYLQDVDYATISARTGLSKSAAKVAVHRLKGQLRDLVTRYIGATASNPEEMRAEITEFLELLGSSPPKAPA
- a CDS encoding response regulator translates to MRTPSPRRILVVEDDPAARRFVAKLLRQEGYRVVEAAHGRDALERLQDGAAPCLVLLDLRMPVMDGRDLVRALRRTSKWSALPIVATTADPLSTEESGLFQAILHKPISPEDLLRVVKRYCA
- a CDS encoding protein phosphatase 2C domain-containing protein, whose protein sequence is MFEKGSVAEPPGLLGAVPPDVAAFSRRGTGRPVNEDGYLALTAPAPVLAVADGVGGRPGGARASDLVVRALRRHVEQRVPAGAHPEAVFEGAIEWARRALARVARSCPELARMGTTLTAALARGRSLVVAHLGDSRCYRLRNSRLERLTRDHTLAEFFVERGILSPERASRSRWKHALIRVLNARGEEVRPDLLREEILAGDMLLLATDGLVEALGEGRIEEILQEARSAAEACGRFVREVETAAASDDATAVVARFPGGA
- a CDS encoding 4Fe-4S dicluster-binding protein produces the protein MAYYINDECIGCTICAKKCPVPCIWGPEGVGVTAKTKEMHIIDPKACINCGVCASYCPVDCIQNEHGVIEPKIEAKKRPVALVREENCTGCEWCVDVCPFDCIEMVRPENPSEFFAVARVTRPKDCVACKLCEEVCVQKDAIVILWPDGSYAEHIGVDVRTTYLGHDRMVEEDPKPALRS